One Leptospira noumeaensis DNA window includes the following coding sequences:
- a CDS encoding ParA family protein, which translates to MGKTETTLTEEEAAKFVGLKTGEFSTKATNLKIPGWKTGEFKQSVLVKYFEPSKDDGLDSHVIAISNQKGGEGKTTISLYLAEALSENHKVLLIDWDPQANATQLFLKDDVPSVMDYLGYRGKKSKDITPAVRTIAENFDLLPSTLELANLTTPYERDDFELLNEAILPLRSRYEYIIIDCPPSLGLILENALICADYILVPIQTRAFSLQGIRDLYETFQKIQKKANQRLKLLGAVLNQYEGQKALAGLAEGVKKYFPVFETVIQRREAIPQAQAKMSFLAKIDLTTMKNFRDLATEVKNKIDVQKN; encoded by the coding sequence ATGGGCAAAACAGAAACTACACTAACTGAAGAAGAAGCAGCTAAATTCGTTGGTTTGAAAACAGGTGAGTTTTCTACCAAGGCAACTAACCTGAAAATTCCTGGTTGGAAAACAGGTGAATTCAAACAGTCAGTTTTGGTTAAATATTTTGAGCCTAGCAAAGATGATGGTTTGGATAGTCACGTGATTGCGATATCAAACCAAAAGGGAGGGGAGGGGAAAACAACTATCAGTCTTTACCTCGCAGAAGCACTCTCGGAAAATCATAAAGTATTATTGATTGATTGGGATCCACAAGCTAATGCAACCCAACTTTTTTTAAAAGACGATGTACCCTCTGTTATGGATTACTTAGGGTATCGCGGGAAAAAATCTAAGGATATTACACCTGCGGTTAGAACTATTGCTGAGAATTTTGATTTACTGCCGTCCACTTTGGAGCTTGCTAATCTTACAACACCTTACGAAAGAGATGATTTTGAACTATTAAATGAAGCAATCCTTCCGCTTCGTTCTAGGTATGAATATATTATCATTGATTGCCCGCCATCTCTTGGATTAATTTTAGAGAATGCTCTTATTTGCGCAGACTATATTTTAGTTCCTATACAAACAAGGGCATTTAGTTTGCAAGGAATCAGAGACTTGTACGAAACCTTCCAAAAAATTCAAAAAAAAGCAAACCAACGATTGAAACTTCTTGGAGCTGTGTTGAATCAATACGAAGGACAAAAGGCACTTGCCGGTTTGGCTGAAGGTGTAAAAAAATATTTCCCTGTTTTCGAAACTGTCATTCAGCGACGTGAAGCCATTCCACAAGCACAGGCAAAGATGTCTTTTCTTGCAAAAATAGATTTAACAACAATGAAGAATTTTAGAGATCTTGCTACAGAGGTTAAAAACAAAATCGATGTCCAAAAAAACTGA
- a CDS encoding ParB/RepB/Spo0J family partition protein, producing MSKKTEFQALDLISAYSEKKKNPSHLELSQIFPNPTQPRLIGREDTTDLLPSMERLGLIEPILVRKDKGKYLIVAGERRYRAAIKLGWKEIPAIITDANEDVCYEMSLAENEKRKNLNPWEVGKAIQFLRKEKRKTAEEVSELLGYSGRYVKQLSSIARLDQKSVMELMISGKPLSVKNLEELLKRKENRGGETISPRVGSGTSRISINFGKLSGKVRDNFLKELGLLKKKYGINE from the coding sequence ATGTCCAAAAAAACTGAATTCCAGGCTTTAGATTTAATCTCCGCATACTCTGAAAAGAAAAAGAACCCTTCACATTTGGAGTTGAGTCAGATTTTCCCAAACCCGACGCAACCACGGTTGATTGGACGTGAAGATACAACGGACTTGTTACCTTCGATGGAAAGGTTGGGGTTAATTGAACCTATCCTTGTTAGAAAAGACAAAGGAAAATATCTAATTGTTGCCGGGGAACGTCGTTACAGAGCAGCCATTAAATTAGGTTGGAAAGAAATTCCCGCTATCATTACGGATGCAAATGAAGACGTTTGTTATGAGATGTCTCTTGCGGAAAATGAAAAAAGGAAAAACTTGAATCCGTGGGAAGTGGGGAAGGCGATTCAATTCCTTAGAAAGGAAAAAAGAAAAACAGCCGAAGAAGTGTCCGAATTGTTGGGTTACAGCGGTCGATATGTAAAACAACTTAGTAGTATTGCTAGACTGGATCAAAAATCAGTTATGGAACTAATGATTAGCGGGAAACCACTTTCAGTTAAGAACCTTGAGGAATTATTAAAACGAAAAGAGAATAGGGGGGGTGAAACCATTTCACCCCGAGTTGGGTCTGGAACAAGTCGTATTAGCATTAATTTTGGTAAACTGAGTGGAAAAGTCAGGGATAACTTTTTAAAAGAATTGGGTTTGCTCAAAAAGAAGTACGGGATCAACGAATAG
- a CDS encoding DUF1569 domain-containing protein, producing MKSNLKLKTMEDIERELSIIIACEKKQKGDVSLTQVYDFLAESIELSIQRIGSTNKRNTINKLLGKYKFAKLISKGNYTKANQIPGFPPKDLGDSESALLRLKTSLTAFKLHSGPFAEHSVFGELDKKQWERIHGILSMFLFGYIQLYGDEKLRFAKEREQKKEKTFTDKKHNHHPQKKKDDRDTKPSGHNNRKWKNKKKTHHKGNKNQGGGAK from the coding sequence ATGAAATCAAATTTAAAACTTAAAACGATGGAAGATATCGAAAGAGAGTTGTCCATCATTATTGCTTGTGAAAAAAAACAAAAAGGTGATGTTAGTTTAACGCAAGTTTACGATTTTTTGGCAGAATCGATAGAGTTATCGATCCAAAGAATTGGATCAACCAATAAACGTAATACAATCAATAAATTATTGGGTAAGTATAAATTCGCAAAACTTATATCCAAAGGGAATTATACAAAAGCAAATCAAATTCCTGGGTTCCCACCAAAAGACTTGGGTGATTCCGAATCCGCTCTACTTCGATTAAAAACATCACTAACCGCATTTAAGTTACATTCGGGGCCCTTTGCGGAACATTCCGTATTTGGAGAATTAGATAAAAAACAATGGGAAAGAATTCATGGAATTCTCTCGATGTTTTTGTTTGGATATATTCAATTGTATGGTGATGAAAAGTTAAGGTTTGCTAAAGAAAGAGAACAAAAAAAAGAAAAAACTTTTACAGATAAAAAACACAATCATCATCCACAGAAGAAAAAAGATGATCGAGATACAAAACCAAGCGGTCATAATAACAGAAAATGGAAAAATAAAAAGAAAACCCATCACAAGGGCAATAAAAATCAAGGTGGAGGGGCTAAATGA
- a CDS encoding NADPH-dependent FMN reductase, whose protein sequence is MKVCLVAGSHRKNSQSLKVAKFLAKILETKGIEVLVFDLGGNPLPLWEPTMWEKDSEIKKFWLEYSKGFASADAYIFLSPEYAGMASPALKNFFLYLSGGDISHKPGVIVTVSSGMGGSYPNAELRMSSYKNTRIVYLPDHVIVRHVESVLNSETPEGKDDEYIRTRLSYVLNVLIEYAKAFTAVRESGVIDIKTYPFGL, encoded by the coding sequence ATGAAAGTGTGTTTAGTAGCAGGTAGCCACAGAAAAAATTCTCAATCATTAAAAGTCGCAAAATTTTTAGCAAAAATATTAGAAACAAAAGGAATCGAAGTTTTAGTTTTCGATTTGGGTGGAAATCCGCTTCCACTTTGGGAGCCCACAATGTGGGAAAAGGATTCTGAAATCAAAAAGTTTTGGTTAGAATATAGCAAGGGATTTGCCAGCGCGGATGCTTATATCTTTCTTTCTCCTGAGTATGCAGGAATGGCAAGTCCCGCATTAAAAAACTTTTTTCTTTATTTATCTGGCGGAGATATTTCTCACAAACCAGGTGTGATTGTTACTGTTTCGAGTGGAATGGGTGGAAGTTATCCAAATGCAGAACTTCGTATGTCTAGTTACAAAAATACTAGGATTGTTTACCTTCCTGATCATGTAATTGTTCGTCATGTGGAATCTGTATTAAATTCAGAAACCCCCGAAGGTAAAGATGACGAATACATTCGTACAAGACTTAGTTATGTTCTGAACGTATTAATTGAATACGCAAAGGCTTTCACTGCTGTTCGGGAAAGTGGTGTGATTGATATAAAGACTTACCCTTTTGGACTATAA